One region of Acropora muricata isolate sample 2 chromosome 13, ASM3666990v1, whole genome shotgun sequence genomic DNA includes:
- the LOC136894983 gene encoding uncharacterized protein, protein MNGQELESVKSHPYLGVELTQSLNWNNHITNITTKANRSLGFIKRCPEQIKDQAYKSLVRPHVEYASLVWSHNQKYQVDKLEKRAESSSKSSSGEEDELEGENNSDQDQTSYLSNRDNRFTGW, encoded by the exons ATGAACGGCCAGGAGTTAGAGTCTGTAAAAAGTCACCCATACTTGGGAGTTGAGCTTACTCAAAGCTTAAATTGGAACAACCATATCACCAATATTACGACAAAAGCCAATAGATCCCTGGGCTTCATCAAGAGATGCCCAGAACAAATTAAAGACCAGGCTTATAAATCTCTAGTGAGACCCCACGTAGAGTACGCTAGCTTAGTATGGTCCCACAACCAGAAATACCAGGTTGACAAGTTGGAAAAG agggcTGAAAGTTCAAGcaaaagttccagtggcgaggaagatgaactcgaaggcgagaacaacagcgatcaggaccaaacatcctaTCTGAGCAATCGTGACAATCGCTTCACGGGATGGTAG